DNA from Limnohabitans sp.:
TGAATGCCATACACGCGGTCTTTCAGCATGCCTTTGCTGGTGAACGACAAGGTACACAGCGGAAATCCGCGCTCATGGTTCTCTCGCGGAATGAGTTTGTACACGCACTGCTCGGTAAAAAATTCGGGCCACAAATCCCAATGGCCGCTGTCCACGGCCAAGGCGTAATCGGCATACAGGCGGGTCAAGGCCATGTGGGTTTCAAAGTTCACCATGGTCATTTTGTTCAGGCCTCCATCACTTTGCGCCAGTATTCGTACATGCCCCGAATCAGCGTCTCGGTCACCATGTGGTCCGTCTCGCCCACATCGCGTCCGCCCAGCTCCACCAGCATGCGGTGTTCGGGTTTGGTCTCAAAGGCTTGCTGCGAGAACTCGATCACCTCACCGTCGTCCGCGCTGACAAAGCCCGCCGGACCAAACAAATTGGACTGGCGCAGGCGGCGATCGGTCATCTCGGGCGTGTCGTCTTCAAAGCCAAAGTGCGTCCAGACAAAGTCAAACGCGCCATGCCCGTCGGGCTGGATGTGCCGGGTGGACACGCTGTTGACCTGTTGCTGAAAAATCACGCTGGGGAACAGCGTCATCATCACGGCCGTGGGCATCTGGTATTCCATCTGCCACCAGTCCTCGGGCACGATGTCCAGAAAACTCGGGTCGTTGAGCTGCATGCTGTCTTTGAAGCTGCTCACCTGCGTGACCTGCGAGGCCGCGCCTGAGGCCTGGCCCGCGCTGCCGCGCGTCGAGATCATGGCCGCGTGGCGGTGGTGCGCGTCCATGCGCAGCTCGCTCTTGTTGTCGGCGCGCCAAAGGCCAAAGGTCACAAACCAGGTGTGCAGCAGGCCTGGGTGGTAGGGGTCCTTGATGTTCTCCTGCATCAGCTTCCAGTTGCCTGGAATGCGCTGGCGGTTGTAGCCCAGCACCACCAGTTTTCGGCCATTGAACAGGCGGTCAAAGTATTTCAGGATGGCCGGGCCCATGAAGTCTTCGAGCGACTCCACGTTGTGGTCGAACGAGGCGAACACCACGCCACCGCGTGTGGCCACTTTCAGGGGAGTGAGTCCGTGGTCCTTGGGGTCAAAGTCTGCGGGCATGCCGCCATTGACCTTGCCGCCCTGCCGCACGCCGCGCCGAAAGGGCACGCCCTGCAAATCGCCCTGGAGGGTGTAGCTCCACTGGTGGTAGGGGCAAACAAACTCTTTCTGGTTGCCGTGGCGCTGGCGGCAAAACTGCATGCCTCGGTGGGCGCAGACGTTCTCGACCACATGGATCTGACCGTCGGTGGCGCGCGTCATGATGACCGATCGCTCGCCGACCACCGTGCGCTTGAAGTCGCCCACATTCGGAATCTCGGCCTCCAGGCCTACATAACTCCAGTGGCTTTTGTAAAAGAATCGCTCCAGCTCCTTTTTGTGCCGGTCTTCGTCGGTGTACACGGCAAACGGGACGCGGCTGGTGCCGGGCGTTTCCCAGTGGATGGGGTGTTCGGTCATGGTGTTGTCCTCAAGCGTGTGATGTGAGCGTGACCATCCCGTCGCGATGGATTTTCCAAATGGTTTCGGCAAGATTGTGCAGGCCAATCACCTGAACTCCGTCTCCCACGGGATAAGCGTCTGTGCCGGGATAGACCAACCAGCGCTTGGCGGGCTTCAAGTCTTCACACGCACTGTAAAAACCCTTACGCGGCTTGCTGGCAGCACCGCGTTTGACTTCAATGGCCCACACACCGTGCCCCGGCATGTCGAGCAGCAAATCCACCTCGGCACCATTGCTCGTGCGGTAAAAACCACTGCTGGTATTGAGCGGCGCGGCGTTGATCAAGGTCTCCAATGCAAACCCCTCCCAACTGTTGCCTACCACCGGGTGCGACAACAGCGCATCTTGGGTGCCTATTCCCAAAAGAGCATGCAGCAAACCACTGTCGCGCACATAAAGCTTAGGCGATTTCACCAGACGTTTGCCTGCGTTGCTATACCAAGGTTGCACGCGGCGCACCAACATCAGATCAACCAACATGTCCAGGTAACGGTGCACCGTCTTGGCGTCCAACATCAGGCTCTTGCCCAACTGCGACACATCCAGCAAACCGCCTTGTTGGTGCGCCAACATGACCCACAAGCGGCGCAAGGTTTCAGCGGGAATGCGTGCGCCAAAACTGGGAATATCGCGCTCCAGATAGGTTTTGATCAAGTTCTGCCGCCACGCCATACTTTTCGGCAAACTTTTGGCCAAAAAACTATTGGGCAATCCTCCGCGCAGCCATAAGGCGTCTTGCTGATCCAGCCCCCCCTCCAATAACTGCAAGGGAGGCAATTCCAAATAGGCTACCCGCCCGGCCAAACTTTCACTCGACTGCCTCAGCAGTTCGCCCGTGGCCGAGCCCAGCAACAGAAATCGCGCTGCGCCCTGTCCCTGCCTTCGCCCCTGGTCAATCAACCCCCGCAGCACTTGGAAGAGCGCAGGCATTTGCTGCACTTCATCCAAAATCACCAATTTATCGGCGTGATGCGACAAGTACGCCTCAGGGTCAGTCAACTTTTGCCTGTCACTGGGGCTTTCCAGATCCAAGTACAAGCTGCCTGACTGGCGACCACCCAGTCCTAATTTGGCAACATGCTCGGCCACGCGAAGCGCCAAAGTGGTTTTGCCTGCCTGACGCGGTCCAAGCAGTGCGACGGCTGGCGCATCGGCCAGAGCATCCAGAACAGAAGCGAACAAGTAGCGATCAATCATCCATGCATTATAGGGAGTTAAATACCCAAATTACATGGACGAAATATTTTCCAACTCATCTTTCCTGGCTTGCCGGTCGGGCAAAAGTGAGCTTAAGCCGTTACTTGGCAAGCTCCTACAATCCAAGCCTCAGCTTTAGGCCTTTCATGCTCCAATTCGACCTGCTCAAAACCGACCCCCCCAGCCATGCCCGTCGCGGCACACTGACCCTGAACCATGGTGTGGTGCAAACCCCCATCTTCATGCCCGTGGGGACTTACGGCACCGTCAAGGGCGTGATGCCACGCAGCTTGCACGAGATGGGCGCGCAGATCATTTTGGGCAACACTTTTCACCTGTGGATGCGCCCGGGGCTGGACATCATGCAAGGCTTTGGCGGCCTGCACCAGTTCGAGAAATGGGACAAACCGATCTTGACCGATTCGGGTGGTTTTCAAGTCTGGTCGCTGGGCGATATGCGCAAGATCACCGAAGAAGGCGTGACCTTTGCCTCGCCCGTGAACGGCGACAAGCTGTTCATGTCGCCCGAGGTCAGCATGCAGATCCAGACCATCCTGAACTCGGACATCGTGATGCAGCTCGACGAGTGCACGCCTTACGAGACCAAGGGGCACTTGACCACCGAGCTTGAGGCCCGCAAGTCGATGGAGATGAGCCGCCGCTGGGCCGTGCGCTCCAAAGACGAGTTTGCACGCCTGGAAAACCCCAATGCGCTGTTTGGCATCGTGCAAGGCGGCATGTTCGAGAACCTGCGCCAAGAATCACTCGACGCGCTGGTGGAGATGGACTTCCCGGGTTACGCCGTGGGCGGCGTGAGCGTGGGCGAGCCCAAAGACCTGATGCTGCAAATCATGGCGCACACACCGCACCGCCTGCCCGCACTCAAGCCGCGCTACCTGATGGGCGTGGGCACGCCTGAAGACCTGGTGCAAGGCGTGGCCGATGGTGTGGACATGTTCGACTGCGTGATGCCCACCCGCAACGCCCGCAACGGCACGGTGTTCACCCGCTTTGGCGACCTGAAGCTGCGCAACGCCCGCCACAAAAACGACCCGCAACCACTGGACACCAGCTGCACCTGCCATGCCTGCGCGGGAACGTCTGGCGTGTCGTGGGACAACGGTGGCCGAGACGGCTTCAGCCGCGCTTACCTGCACCACCTGGACCGCTGCGGGGAAATGCTCGGCCCCATGCTGACCACCATCCACAACCTGCACTACTACCTGAACCTGATGCGCGAAGTGCGCGAGTCGCTCGAAGCAGGGCAGTTCACCCAGTTCCGGGCGCAGTTCAAGAGCGAGCGCGCACGCGGGGTCTGAGGCTTACAGCACATCCAGGCCCTCGCGGGTGGCGTCGGCTTGGTGGCGAATTTGCGCCTTGTCTTCGTCGCTCATCTTGCCCACATGCTTGACCATCAGCGCGGTGCGGGGGTTGCCTGAGATGTGTTTTTCGTGGCGGATCAAAAAGTCCCAGTAGAGCGTGGTCATGGGGCAGGCGCTGGGCCCTGTGCGCACCTCGGGCTGGTACCGGCAGCCTTTGCAATAGTTGCTCATGCGGCTGATGTACTGGCCGCTGGCCACATAGGGTTTGCTGGTGAAGCGCCCGCCGTTGGCGTGCAGCGCCATCCCCAAGGTGTTGGGCGTTTCCACCCATTCGACCGCGTCGACGTACATGGCGCGGTACCAGGCACTGACCTGTTGCGGCGACAGCCCCGCCAGCACGGCAAACTGCCCGGTGACCATGAGGCGTTGGATGTGGTGCGCGTAGCCGTGTTGCAGGCTTTGGCCAATGGTGGCTTGCATGCAGGCCATGTGCGTGTCACCCGTCCAGTACCACTTTGGTAAATCGCGGGTGTGGCCATAATGATTGGCTTCGGCCATGTGCGGCATGTCCAGCCAGTACACGCCGCGAATGAACTCGCGCCAACCCAGCACCTGGCGAATGAAGCCCTCGACGCTCGCCAGAGGCAAGCCGCGTGCGTGGTAAGCCTGCTGGGCTGCCGCGATGACTTCACGGGGGTTGAGCAGGTGCAGGTTCAGGCTGCTGCCCACCAGCGCGTGCCAGCCAAAGGGCAGCGTGGTCCACATCGCGTCTTGCAAAGCGCCGAAGTTCTCCAGCCGCTGGACCACAAAGTGCTGCAGCGCCAGCAAGGCGTCTTCGCGGGTAACTGGCCAGGCAAAGTGGTCCAGCGTGCCGGGGTGATTGGCAAATCGTGTGTTGACCAGGTCGATCACGTCTTGCGTCACACGGTCGGGCGCAAAGTGGGCTGGTGGCGGCACGGTGCCGGGGCCTTTGGCACCAAAGCCTTTGCGGTTCTCGGCATCAAAGTTCCATTGGCCGCCGATGGGCTCTTTGCCCTCCATCAAGATGCCGTGGCGCTTGCGCATCTCGCGGTAAAAGAACTCCATGCGCAGCTCTTTTTTGTCGCCGGCCCACTTGGCAAATTGGGCGCGGCTGCACAAAAAATGGGGGTCAGCCACCCAGCGCAGCGGCACATGGGCTTGCTCGGCCGCGTCCTCGATCAGCCTTTCCATGCGCCAGGCCCCAGCCTCCAGCACCACCAGGGCTTGGGGCTGGAGGTTGTGCAGGGCATGGATCAGTCGCCCGGAAAAGTCGCCCGGCAGGTTTGCATCTTCCAGCCGCATGTAGGTGCAAAGCCAGCGCAGGCGGTGCGCCTCGTTGGCAAAATGCCGCATGCCCGACAAGAAAATCGCGATCCGGGCTTTGTGGTTCCAGACTTCGCCCGCTTCGCTGTCGGCTTCGATCATCAACAACTGGTCTTGCGCCGGGTCAAAGTCCGCCAGAGCAGGGCTGTCCCAGCCAAGCTGGTCGCCCAGCACCAAGACCAGGTGGCGGGTCATGTCGAGGCCTTGTTCGGTGCGCTGGCGTTGGCTGGCTTACGGGATTTGTCGGCGCGGCAGCGCTCGCTGCAATACAAAACGCTGTCCCAGTTCTTGGCCCAGCTTTTGCGCCACACCATGGCTCGTCCACAAACCGCGCACGGCTTTTGAGGCAAACTTTGTTTGTTCCCTTTGAATCCGGGGGTTTTGGACATTCTTTTCTCACAAGAAGAGGGGCAGGCGTGACAATCAGATCAAACGAGTTTAAACTGATCAGTCACAAAATGTATTTTCAAGTGCACATGAACCTCTCTCGTGTAAAACAATGGGGCAGCGCCCTGGTGATGCTCTTCATCGCCGCAGCTTTGAGCTTGGGGCTGGAGGCGGCGCAAGCCAGCCCACAAACCACTGCCCGGGCATTCGCCTGCCCTGCCATCCTGAACCACAGCTTTGACCGACTGCAAGACGAAAAGCCCCAGTCGCTGTGCCAATACGCCGGCAAAGTGGTGCTGGTGGTCAACACCGCCAGTTTTTGTGGCTTTACCTCGCAATACAAAGGACTGGAAGCGCTGAACACGAAATACAAGGACCAGGGCCTGGTGGTGCTGGGCTTTCCATCGAACGATTTTTCTCAGGAAAAAGGCAGCAACAAAGACATCGCCGAGTTCTGCGAAAGCACTTTTGGCGTGAAGTTCCCCATGTTCACCAAAACCCAGGTCACGGGCGATGGTGCCGCGCCCTTGTTCAAGCAGCTCACCGCCCAAACCGGCCAAAAGCCCCGCTGGAACTTCCATAAATACCTGATTGGCCGCGACGGCAGGGTGATCGACCAATTCAGCAGCATGTCCGGACCGGAAAGCAACACACTGCTGTCCGCCATCGACAAAGCGCTGACCGCAAAACCATGAGCCGACGCATGAAACTGGCCATCGTGGGGTCTGGCATTTCCGGTCTGGCCGTGGCCCACACCCTGAAAGACCATGCCGACATCACCGTGTTCGAGGCGGGCGACTATTTTGGCGGCCACACCCACACGGTGGACATCACCTTGCCCACGCCCAAGGGCCCGATCACGCACGGCGTGGACACGGGTTTTTTGGTGTTCAACGAACGCACTTACCCCAATCTGATCAACCTGTTTGCTGAACTGCAGGTTGAAACCGCGCCGTCCAACATGTCTTTTTCGGTCAAGGTGCCGGGAGCGGTGAATGGCAAGACGCTGGAGTGGAGTGGCACCGACCTGAACAGCGTGTTCGCGCAGCGCGGCAACTTGGTCAACCCACGGTTTTGGCGCATGTTGGCCGATGTGATGCGCTTCAATGCGCTGTGCACACGCATCGCCAATGCCCAGCGCGAACAAGACCTGCAGCAGCCGCTGGTCGAATTTTTGCGCACGCACAAGTTCAGCGCGTCTTTTCGCGACTGGTATTTCTTGCCCATGCTGGGCTGCATCTGGAGTTGCCCGACCGACCAGATGCTGCAATTTCCGGTGGCCACCATGATCCGGTTTTGCCACAACCACGGCCTGATCCAGGTGACCAACCGCCCGCAGTGGTTCAGCGTGGTGGGGGGTGCACGCCATTACGTCGAGAAAATTCTGGCGGGCGTGCACGACAAGCGCCTGAACACCCCGGTTCGTTTGATCGAGCGCGATGTGCAAGGCGTGCGCATCATCACCGACGGTCATGCCGAACGCTTTGACGAAGTGGTGATCGCCACCCACACCGACCAGGCGCTGTGTCTGCTGCGCGAGCCCTCAGGTGAGGAGCGCAAGGTGTTGGGCGACATCCGTTACCAAGACAACCGGGCCGTGCTGCACACCGATGCCAGCGTTTTGCCGGCCCACCCCAAGGCCTGGGCCGCCTGGAATTACGAACGCGCAGCCAGCACCGAGCGTGAGTCCTCGCGCGTGTGCCTGCATTACCTGCTCAACCGCTTGCAACGCATTCCGTTTGTCCAGCCGGTGGTGGTCTCGCTCAACCCATTGCAGCCCATCGACCCGTCCACCATCGTGGGCGAATACGACTACGCGCATCCGGTGTTTGACCTCAAAGCCATCGACGCGCAAAAACGCGTGCCTTTGTTGCAAGGCCAGCGTCACACCTGGTACGCCGGGGCCTGGACGGGTTATGGCTTTCACGAAGACGGCCTCAAGTCGGGTCTGCAAGTGGGCCGCGCCTTGCTCAAGCAAATCCACGAGCAAGGAAGCAATCAGGAGGCGTTGGCCGCATGACCATGACTCTCGCGCTCA
Protein-coding regions in this window:
- a CDS encoding aromatic ring-hydroxylating dioxygenase subunit alpha yields the protein MTEHPIHWETPGTSRVPFAVYTDEDRHKKELERFFYKSHWSYVGLEAEIPNVGDFKRTVVGERSVIMTRATDGQIHVVENVCAHRGMQFCRQRHGNQKEFVCPYHQWSYTLQGDLQGVPFRRGVRQGGKVNGGMPADFDPKDHGLTPLKVATRGGVVFASFDHNVESLEDFMGPAILKYFDRLFNGRKLVVLGYNRQRIPGNWKLMQENIKDPYHPGLLHTWFVTFGLWRADNKSELRMDAHHRHAAMISTRGSAGQASGAASQVTQVSSFKDSMQLNDPSFLDIVPEDWWQMEYQMPTAVMMTLFPSVIFQQQVNSVSTRHIQPDGHGAFDFVWTHFGFEDDTPEMTDRRLRQSNLFGPAGFVSADDGEVIEFSQQAFETKPEHRMLVELGGRDVGETDHMVTETLIRGMYEYWRKVMEA
- a CDS encoding ATP-binding protein, with protein sequence MIDRYLFASVLDALADAPAVALLGPRQAGKTTLALRVAEHVAKLGLGGRQSGSLYLDLESPSDRQKLTDPEAYLSHHADKLVILDEVQQMPALFQVLRGLIDQGRRQGQGAARFLLLGSATGELLRQSSESLAGRVAYLELPPLQLLEGGLDQQDALWLRGGLPNSFLAKSLPKSMAWRQNLIKTYLERDIPSFGARIPAETLRRLWVMLAHQQGGLLDVSQLGKSLMLDAKTVHRYLDMLVDLMLVRRVQPWYSNAGKRLVKSPKLYVRDSGLLHALLGIGTQDALLSHPVVGNSWEGFALETLINAAPLNTSSGFYRTSNGAEVDLLLDMPGHGVWAIEVKRGAASKPRKGFYSACEDLKPAKRWLVYPGTDAYPVGDGVQVIGLHNLAETIWKIHRDGMVTLTSHA
- the tgt gene encoding tRNA guanosine(34) transglycosylase Tgt, producing the protein MLQFDLLKTDPPSHARRGTLTLNHGVVQTPIFMPVGTYGTVKGVMPRSLHEMGAQIILGNTFHLWMRPGLDIMQGFGGLHQFEKWDKPILTDSGGFQVWSLGDMRKITEEGVTFASPVNGDKLFMSPEVSMQIQTILNSDIVMQLDECTPYETKGHLTTELEARKSMEMSRRWAVRSKDEFARLENPNALFGIVQGGMFENLRQESLDALVEMDFPGYAVGGVSVGEPKDLMLQIMAHTPHRLPALKPRYLMGVGTPEDLVQGVADGVDMFDCVMPTRNARNGTVFTRFGDLKLRNARHKNDPQPLDTSCTCHACAGTSGVSWDNGGRDGFSRAYLHHLDRCGEMLGPMLTTIHNLHYYLNLMREVRESLEAGQFTQFRAQFKSERARGV
- a CDS encoding cryptochrome/photolyase family protein, with product MTRHLVLVLGDQLGWDSPALADFDPAQDQLLMIEADSEAGEVWNHKARIAIFLSGMRHFANEAHRLRWLCTYMRLEDANLPGDFSGRLIHALHNLQPQALVVLEAGAWRMERLIEDAAEQAHVPLRWVADPHFLCSRAQFAKWAGDKKELRMEFFYREMRKRHGILMEGKEPIGGQWNFDAENRKGFGAKGPGTVPPPAHFAPDRVTQDVIDLVNTRFANHPGTLDHFAWPVTREDALLALQHFVVQRLENFGALQDAMWTTLPFGWHALVGSSLNLHLLNPREVIAAAQQAYHARGLPLASVEGFIRQVLGWREFIRGVYWLDMPHMAEANHYGHTRDLPKWYWTGDTHMACMQATIGQSLQHGYAHHIQRLMVTGQFAVLAGLSPQQVSAWYRAMYVDAVEWVETPNTLGMALHANGGRFTSKPYVASGQYISRMSNYCKGCRYQPEVRTGPSACPMTTLYWDFLIRHEKHISGNPRTALMVKHVGKMSDEDKAQIRHQADATREGLDVL
- a CDS encoding DUF2256 domain-containing protein — translated: MSKTPGFKGNKQSLPQKPCAVCGRAMVWRKSWAKNWDSVLYCSERCRADKSRKPANASAPNKAST
- a CDS encoding glutathione peroxidase; this translates as MNLSRVKQWGSALVMLFIAAALSLGLEAAQASPQTTARAFACPAILNHSFDRLQDEKPQSLCQYAGKVVLVVNTASFCGFTSQYKGLEALNTKYKDQGLVVLGFPSNDFSQEKGSNKDIAEFCESTFGVKFPMFTKTQVTGDGAAPLFKQLTAQTGQKPRWNFHKYLIGRDGRVIDQFSSMSGPESNTLLSAIDKALTAKP
- a CDS encoding FAD-dependent oxidoreductase; this translates as MKLAIVGSGISGLAVAHTLKDHADITVFEAGDYFGGHTHTVDITLPTPKGPITHGVDTGFLVFNERTYPNLINLFAELQVETAPSNMSFSVKVPGAVNGKTLEWSGTDLNSVFAQRGNLVNPRFWRMLADVMRFNALCTRIANAQREQDLQQPLVEFLRTHKFSASFRDWYFLPMLGCIWSCPTDQMLQFPVATMIRFCHNHGLIQVTNRPQWFSVVGGARHYVEKILAGVHDKRLNTPVRLIERDVQGVRIITDGHAERFDEVVIATHTDQALCLLREPSGEERKVLGDIRYQDNRAVLHTDASVLPAHPKAWAAWNYERAASTERESSRVCLHYLLNRLQRIPFVQPVVVSLNPLQPIDPSTIVGEYDYAHPVFDLKAIDAQKRVPLLQGQRHTWYAGAWTGYGFHEDGLKSGLQVGRALLKQIHEQGSNQEALAA